In one Streptomyces venezuelae genomic region, the following are encoded:
- a CDS encoding sensor histidine kinase, with translation MRLRPPRGLRVRLVVAFLLVSALSALITAALTFRQARSAILDRTQDNAVHELRAQVDSLAPDLPFPPTTQDLRNFTLQLDRAGTSRDWRTAASYRGGPPVSAPGAERSTAIPAALREAVGQRKDAVVRQRVERDGTPWLVIGMPVLYGTDGEGDRAAASGLVVYADFSLDGDKADIAALVTAAQAGAVPALVIALAPALFAARRVLRPVRGLRNGAEQLASGDLGTRLPVTGHDELSDLTRTFNAMATHLERDDAELRRMEATARRFAADVAHELRTPLAAMAAVTEVLDEDAHSGALPADTADAVLLVSEETRKLTRMVEDLMEVSRFDAGAATLHLDEVALRTLVEKTVHLRGWQVPPGRVVVEVPDDVRVSVDPRRIDVVLANLIGNGLRHGAPPVVVRARHEPGSGPEDPEGGTVVVTVTDHGPGIPDDVLPHVFDRFYKADAARTRSEGSGLGLAIAAENVRLHHGTLTAATSPEGGAEFTLTLPVALPRPEVEEGP, from the coding sequence GTGAGGCTGCGGCCGCCCAGGGGCCTGCGCGTCCGCCTCGTCGTCGCGTTCCTCCTCGTCTCGGCGCTCAGCGCGCTGATCACCGCCGCGCTCACGTTCCGTCAGGCGCGGTCCGCGATCCTCGACCGGACGCAGGACAACGCCGTCCACGAACTGCGCGCCCAGGTCGACTCCCTCGCCCCCGACCTGCCCTTCCCGCCCACCACGCAGGACCTGCGCAACTTCACCCTCCAGCTGGACAGGGCGGGCACGTCCCGCGACTGGCGGACCGCCGCGTCGTATCGGGGCGGGCCACCGGTCAGCGCTCCGGGCGCGGAGCGGAGCACGGCGATTCCCGCGGCCCTGCGCGAGGCGGTAGGGCAGCGGAAGGACGCGGTCGTGCGGCAGCGGGTCGAACGTGACGGCACGCCGTGGCTCGTCATCGGCATGCCCGTCCTCTACGGCACGGACGGTGAGGGGGACCGGGCCGCCGCGTCCGGTCTGGTGGTGTACGCCGACTTCTCACTGGACGGCGACAAGGCCGACATCGCCGCGCTGGTCACCGCCGCACAGGCGGGCGCCGTCCCCGCGCTCGTCATCGCCCTGGCCCCGGCCCTGTTCGCGGCGCGCCGCGTCCTGCGCCCCGTGCGCGGCCTGCGCAACGGCGCCGAGCAGCTCGCGTCGGGCGACCTCGGGACCCGGCTCCCGGTGACCGGGCACGACGAACTGTCCGACCTCACGCGGACCTTCAACGCCATGGCCACGCACCTGGAACGGGACGACGCGGAGCTGCGCCGCATGGAGGCCACCGCGCGTCGCTTCGCCGCCGACGTGGCTCACGAGCTGCGGACGCCGCTCGCCGCGATGGCGGCGGTGACCGAGGTGCTCGACGAGGACGCGCACAGCGGGGCCCTGCCCGCGGACACCGCCGACGCCGTCCTCCTCGTCAGCGAGGAGACCCGCAAGCTGACCCGGATGGTCGAGGACCTGATGGAGGTGTCCCGCTTCGACGCGGGCGCCGCCACTCTCCACCTGGACGAGGTCGCGCTGCGCACGCTCGTCGAGAAGACGGTGCACCTGCGCGGCTGGCAGGTGCCGCCGGGCCGGGTCGTGGTGGAGGTGCCCGACGACGTACGTGTGTCCGTCGACCCGAGACGGATCGATGTCGTCCTGGCCAACCTCATCGGCAACGGACTGCGCCACGGCGCTCCTCCGGTCGTCGTCCGGGCACGGCACGAGCCGGGTTCCGGTCCCGAGGACCCCGAAGGCGGCACGGTCGTCGTCACGGTCACCGACCACGGCCCCGGCATCCCCGATGACGTACTGCCGCACGTCTTCGACCGTTTCTACAAGGCCGACGCGGCCCGCACCCGATCCGAGGGAAGCGGCCTGGGTCTCGCCATCGCCGCCGAGAACGTCCGCCTGCACCACGGCACTCTCACCGCCGCCACCTCCCCCGAGGGCGGCGCGGAGTTCACCCTCACGCTGCCCGTCGCACTCCCCCGACCCGAAGTGGAGGAAGGGCCATGA
- a CDS encoding GerMN domain-containing protein, with translation MRTPHPCVPLLALVPLLVATGCGVSTTAPQEAGAPASGIQRPGTSADHARLYFVGPYGLRATTRPTDRPLLPQQAIDLLLEGPTEAERQRGLISEVPAMNGRLTATAATAGTVDIYLPVTVAELQIAAVSQLACTAAYSDVPGDRPPTTVDIRFHENLGRSPAPWTVRCDADGNAHPLTEGAPR, from the coding sequence ATGAGGACACCGCACCCGTGCGTCCCCCTGCTCGCCCTCGTACCGCTGCTGGTGGCGACCGGCTGCGGCGTCAGCACGACCGCACCGCAGGAGGCGGGCGCTCCCGCCTCCGGCATCCAGCGCCCCGGCACCAGCGCGGACCACGCCCGCCTCTACTTCGTCGGCCCGTACGGCCTGCGCGCCACCACCCGCCCCACCGACCGCCCCCTGCTCCCCCAGCAGGCCATCGACCTCCTCCTGGAGGGCCCCACCGAAGCGGAACGCCAACGGGGCCTGATCAGCGAAGTGCCTGCCATGAACGGCCGCCTGACGGCCACCGCGGCGACCGCGGGCACCGTCGACATCTACCTTCCCGTGACCGTCGCGGAGCTGCAGATCGCCGCCGTCAGCCAACTCGCCTGCACCGCCGCTTACTCCGACGTCCCCGGCGACAGGCCGCCCACGACCGTCGACATCCGCTTCCACGAGAACCTCGGCCGCTCCCCCGCACCGTGGACGGTACGGTGCGACGCCGACGGCAACGCCCACCCGCTCACGGAGGGCGCGCCGAGGTGA
- a CDS encoding CGNR zinc finger domain-containing protein has translation MRTEFPGFRLGKVLATSFTATLTERQGDPVERIPMPCRLVDWLAVNGLAVDSCTAAEFDLARELRESIHAAAAAGALQEALPEGAVRIINDRSVQGRAAAVLTAEGERRWRLGSPSRVEDALSVIAADAIGILAGERDGKLALCASPTCRAAFFDTSQSRSRKWCDMNTCGNRQKKARFNANQRRNAD, from the coding sequence ATGCGTACCGAGTTCCCCGGCTTCCGCCTCGGCAAGGTGCTGGCCACCAGCTTCACGGCGACCCTGACGGAACGTCAGGGAGACCCGGTGGAACGCATTCCCATGCCGTGTCGACTTGTCGACTGGCTGGCGGTGAATGGCCTCGCCGTCGACTCCTGCACCGCCGCCGAGTTCGACCTCGCCCGGGAGCTGAGGGAGTCGATCCACGCCGCCGCGGCAGCGGGCGCGCTCCAGGAGGCTCTTCCCGAGGGCGCTGTCCGAATCATCAACGACCGCAGCGTTCAGGGCCGGGCCGCGGCTGTCCTGACGGCGGAGGGTGAGCGGCGATGGCGGCTCGGCTCGCCCTCCCGCGTGGAGGACGCCCTCAGCGTGATCGCCGCGGACGCGATCGGCATCCTCGCGGGCGAGCGCGACGGAAAGCTGGCCCTGTGCGCGTCACCGACCTGCCGGGCCGCCTTCTTCGACACCAGCCAGAGCCGCAGCCGCAAATGGTGCGACATGAACACGTGCGGCAACCGTCAGAAGAAGGCACGCTTCAACGCCAACCAGCGGAGAAACGCCGACTAG